Genomic DNA from Channa argus isolate prfri chromosome 10, Channa argus male v1.0, whole genome shotgun sequence:
AACAGGAAAACCAAGAAGATCagcatttttctccttttagtttattattcatCCAGGTCTGGGAGTAAAAGTGAAATTTGTGCTTCGGTTTCTTGAGGAAACAAAATAATTCCGAATGGCTATTGCCCGGATACAGCTGCACTGCGTCTGAGTATCTGCACAAAGTTCGGTTTCTTCAAATTTCCCGTGTCATGCAGCTGGTTTCATGTTGCAATTGATGCACACAGCTGTTGGTATCCAGCAAAACACTCCATGTTGAGTATTTTGCGAACAGACTGACGCACTGAGGCTCAACTCTTAATGCTTAATGAGATCTGTTGTCTgttgtctatctatctatctatctatcaacatttcttcacaaaaaataaaaattaaaattaaaacgcAGCAGATTCTGCTGTTAAGGTGTAAGACATATTGGTATTTTATAGTTTAGGGTTTTTGAAAGTACCAttgtttcataatttttttctgaTAGTTGATTTACAATTATGTACAATGTTGTCCTCTTGGTGTCACTATAACATCAACCACGCCAAATAGAAGACCATCCCTCCCCTAACAGAGCTATTGTTTGTGCCACATAGGAAACTGTACATTAGATACTATAAAAGACGGAGCCGAATGAAATTGTTTAGTGGTCGGGTATAAAAATCGGAGCATTTGAAAGAAAGGGTCCTGTGTGTCAATGGTAAATAATAGCTATGGGTCGCAAAGGACAATCGAGTGACTGTTATTggtatattatttatttttccttacTGCTTTTTCTCGATAAACAAGCTTTGGCTGATTTGAGATACTCTGTGCCGGAGGAGGTGAAAGAAAGAACCGTTATTGGAAATGTTGCCAAGGATCTAGGGCTTGATAAGACCTCTTTAGTTGATCGTCGGTTCCGTATTGTGTCTGGATCCAAGGACGTTTTTTTCGAGGTAAATCCAGACAATGGTGCCTTACACGTCCGGAAGAAAATCGACAGAGAAGAGCTTTGCCAGGGAAGTGGAGCGTGCCTTATGGAGCTGAAAATCCTTGTTGAAAACCCACTCGAAATGCATCACGTCGTTATAGATGTTACCGATGTAAATGATCACTCCCCTACTTTTTATGAAAAGGAGCAGACATTTGAAATAGCGGAGCATTCATCACCGGGAACGAGATTCCAACTACACGCGGCCCGTGATCCTGACGCTGGAACTAACTCTATCCGCACATATGCTGTAACGTCAAACGATTACTTTGATATAGATATTAGTCAAAGCGATGAGGAAAAAATCCCATTTTTAGTGCTGAAGAAGTCTTTGGACAGAGAGCAGATGAAAAAACACCAGCTATTTGTTACAGCAGTTGATGGGGGCAAACCTCAAAGATCAGGaacattaaatgtttccatTATTGTTCTGGACAGTAACGATAATCGTCCAATGTTTAGTCAAGAGATTTACCAAATTGAAATTCAAGAAAACGTCCCAGTTGGTAATGTTGTTGTAAAGGTGAATGCAACAGATCCAGATGAAGGGTCTAATGGAAAAATAGAATACACTCTGAGCAAAACATTAGGACGTAAAGTCTACGACATATTCGAATTGGATAGTTTGAGTGGACAAATTAAACTGAAAGAATCACTAGATTTTGAGGAATCAGATATTTATAAATTAGACGTCCAGGCATCTGATAAAGGCCAGCCTCCATTAGTTGGAAGGTGTAGGGTCATAGTGAAGATCAAAGACGTTAATGATAATCAACCAGAAATAGAAGTGACATCATTGTCAGAAACAGTGCCCGAAGATGCCAAACTTGGCACTGTTATTTCACTCATTAGTGTGACGGATAAAGACTCTGGTGtcaatggaaaaataattttacagttaACCGCAGACGTACCTTTTGAATTAAAGCCTTCATATAAGGAAAACATATATTCAGTTGTGACTAAAGAAATTTTAGATCGAGAAGAGGTGTCTCAGTATGAAATACCAATAAAAGCCTCGGATTGTGGCGAGCCTTCTTTATCTACTTTGAAAATTCTGAAAGTTAAAATATCGGATATAAATGACAATAGACCATATTTTGATCAAAATCCATTACGGTTTTACCTGATAGAAAATAACCTCGCGGGAGCCTCGGTATTCACTGTAAGAGCAACAGACATAGATGTGAATGAAAATGCTGCCATTTCATATCACATTCTTAGAGGGGGCACTGAAAATGATGTGTCATCTTTCCTAAATATTAATTCAGATACTGGAAAAGTATCAGCGCTAAAAAGTTTCGACTTTGAAACTCTGAAAACTTTCCAGTTCCAAGTTGTTGCCACAGATTCTGGAACTCCTTCATTAAGCAGCAACGTCACAGTGAACGTGTTCATTCTGGATCAGAACGACAACGCTCCAGTCATCCTGTATCCAGTCAGCTCCAACGGTtctgctgaaggtgtggaggagGTTCCCCGCAATGTCAACGCAGGACACTTGGTGACCAAAGTCAGAGCCTATGACGCTGATATAGGATATAACGGCTGGTTACTCTTTTCACTGCAACAGGTTACTGACCACAGTCTCTTTGCTTTGGACCGATATACAGGACAGATCAGAACACTTCGTTCATTCACTGAGACAGACGAGGCTGAGCATAAACTGCTCATACTGGTAAAAGACAATGGGAACGTTTCACTCTCAGCATCAGCTACTGTGGTTGTTAAAGTCGTGGAGCCTAAAGAGGCTTCTGCTGCTTCTGATGTTAAAAGTGCAACTAAAGTTGACGAGGAGGACAATGTAGCATTTTATCTGATGATAACTTTGGGCTcagtttctgtactttttctcaTCAGTATCATTGTGTTAATTGCAATGCAGTGTTCAAAGTCCACAGACTATACTTCTAAATATCTACAAGAGACAAATTATGATGGGACACTGTGTCACAGCATCCAGTACAGATCAGGAGACAAACGGTACATGTTAGTTGGACCCAGGATGAGCATAGGATCTACTATAGTCCCGGGGAGCAGTGCAAATACTCTGGTGCTGCCTGATAGAAGGACATCCACAGAGGTAAGTTTTAAGTATGTGCCATGTGTGGGCTCATTTTTTGACGTTATGACATaattgttgatttgttttgtttta
This window encodes:
- the LOC137133958 gene encoding protocadherin alpha-8-like isoform X25, which encodes MGRKGQSSDCYWYIIYFSLLLFLDKQALADLRYSVPEEVKERTVIGNVAKDLGLDKTSLVDRRFRIVSGSKDVFFEVNPDNGALHVRKKIDREELCQGSGACLMELKILVENPLEMHHVVIDVTDVNDHSPTFYEKEQTFEIAEHSSPGTRFQLHAARDPDAGTNSIRTYAVTSNDYFDIDISQSDEEKIPFLVLKKSLDREQMKKHQLFVTAVDGGKPQRSGTLNVSIIVLDSNDNRPMFSQEIYQIEIQENVPVGNVVVKVNATDPDEGSNGKIEYTLSKTLGRKVYDIFELDSLSGQIKLKESLDFEESDIYKLDVQASDKGQPPLVGRCRVIVKIKDVNDNQPEIEVTSLSETVPEDAKLGTVISLISVTDKDSGVNGKIILQLTADVPFELKPSYKENIYSVVTKEILDREEVSQYEIPIKASDCGEPSLSTLKILKVKISDINDNRPYFDQNPLRFYLIENNLAGASVFTVRATDIDVNENAAISYHILRGGTENDVSSFLNINSDTGKVSALKSFDFETLKTFQFQVVATDSGTPSLSSNVTVNVFILDQNDNAPVILYPVSSNGSAEGVEEVPRNVNAGHLVTKVRAYDADIGYNGWLLFSLQQVTDHSLFALDRYTGQIRTLRSFTETDEAEHKLLILVKDNGNVSLSASATVVVKVVEPKEASAASDVKSATKVDEEDNVAFYLMITLGSVSVLFLISIIVLIAMQCSKSTDYTSKYLQETNYDGTLCHSIQYRSGDKRYMLVGPRMSIGSTIVPGSSANTLVLPDRRTSTEPKVPNADWRYSASLRAGGVMQSSVHMEESSVMQGAQGVLVQNWPTVSSAADGEGGEVSPPMGAGVDSNSWHFRYGPGGPGAPPQHLKPGEVPPEAFIIPGSPAIISIRQNQGGEDDKSDFITFGKKEEAKKKKKKKKEKKDKKDKGKDDGDE